One Glycine soja cultivar W05 chromosome 2, ASM419377v2, whole genome shotgun sequence genomic region harbors:
- the LOC114379718 gene encoding metalloendoproteinase 3-MMP-like: protein MSTSQQRYLLFAFTTLIVVFSFNTSPVSARLFPNVSSIPTWNSSHAPPGGAWNAYRNFTGCRPGKTYNGLSNLKNYFQYFGYISKALSKSSNFTDDFDDALEAAIKAYQKNFNLNITGELDDPTMNQIVKPRCGVADIINGTTTMNSGKSNTTDSPKFHSVAHYSFFDGQPRWPEGTQELTYAFDPDNALDDVSKTVFGNAFSRWSEVTTISFRETSSYAAADIRIGFYGGDHGDGEPFDGVLGTLAHAFSPTNGRFHLDSAEDWVASGDVTKASLSNAVDLESVAVHEIGHLLGLGHSSVEDAIMYPTITARTRKVELNEDDILGIQVLYGSNPNFTGTPATSSRQSDTSDGGVRHVGVTGAVLFTFLLFFFVFGLHV from the coding sequence ATGAGCACTTCTCAACAACGTTATCTCCTCTTCGCTTTCACAACGTTAATAGTTGTCTTCAGCTTCAACACTTCACCAGTCTCAGCTCGTTTATTTCCCAACGTGTCTTCCATCCCAACCTGGAACTCCTCCCACGCGCCACCGGGTGGCGCGTGGAATGCTTATCGCAACTTCACCGGATGCCGCCCGGGAAAAACATATAACGGACTTTCAAATCTGAAAAACTACTTTCAGTATTTTGGCTATATCTCGAAAGCGTTGTCGAAGTCATCCAACTTCACGGATGACTTTGACGACGCGCTCGAGGCAGCCATCAAAGCCTACCAGAAGAACTTCAACCTCAACATCACGGGCGAGCTTGACGACCCTACGATGAATCAAATCGTCAAGCCACGCTGTGGCGTGGCTGACATCATCAACGGAACCACAACAATGAACTCCGGGAAGTCAAACACCACTGATTCACCGAAGTTTCACTCGGTGGCTCATTATTCATTCTTCGACGGCCAGCCGCGGTGGCCGGAGGGAACGCAAGAACTAACCTACGCCTTCGATCCGGACAACGCTCTCGACGACGTGAGTAAGACCGTGTTTGGCAACGCGTTTAGCAGATGGTCTGAGGTGACCACAATTTCTTTCCGCGAAACGTCGTCGTACGCGGCTGCGGACATAAGAATAGGGTTTTACGGTGGGGACCACGGGGACGGTGAGCCTTTCGACGGCGTGTTGGGCACGTTGGCACACGCGTTCTCGCCGACGAACGGGAGGTTCCATCTCGACTCGGCGGAGGACTGGGTGGCCTCCGGCGACGTGACAAAGGCGTCGCTGTCGAACGCGGTGGACCTTGAATCCGTCGCGGTGCATGAGATTGGGCACTTGCTAGGGTTAGGGCACTCTTCCGTCGAAGATGCTATTATGTACCCTACGATAACCGCGAGAACAAGGAAGGTGGAGCTCAATGAAGATGATATTCTAGGGATTCAGGTTCTCTACGGTTCCAACCCTAACTTCACGGGAACTCCTGCTACGTCTTCGCGACAGAGCGACACGAGCGACGGTGGTGTTAGGCACGTGGGAGTCACGGGCGCTGTGCTTTTCACCTTCCTTTTGTTCTTCTTCGTGTTTGGATTGCACGTGTGA